AACGTGTCCCGCGAGGACATGCGCTTCGTGCTCGTCGACGCCGCCGACAAGATCCTCCCCGAGGTCGGCCCGAAGCTCGGCAGCTACGGCAAGGAGCACCTGGAGGGCCGTGGGGTCGAGGTCTACCTCAACACCTCCATGGACTCCTGCGTCGACGGCCACGTCGTGCTGAAGAACGGGTTGGAGGTCGACTCCAACACGATCGTCTGGACCGCCGGCGTCAAGCCGAACCCGGTCCTCTCGCGCTACGGCCTGCCGCTCGGCCCGCGTGGCCACGTGGACGCCCAGCCGACGCTCCAGGTCACCGGCACCGACTACATCTGGGCCGCGGGCGACAACGCCCAGGTCCCGGACGTCGCCGCCCGCAAGGCCGGCGTCGAGAACGCCTGGTGCCCGCCGAACGCGCAGCACGCGCTGCGTCAGGCCAGGGTCCTCGGCGACAACGTGGTCTCCGGCATGCGGGGCTTCCCGCAGAAGGAGTACGCGCACTCCAACAAGGGCGCGGTGGCGGGTCTCGGCCTCCACAAGGGCGTCGCGATGATCGTCATGGGCAAGATGAAGATCAAGCTGCGCGGGCGCCTCGCGTGGTACATGCACCGTGGCTACCACGGTCTCGCGATGCCGACCTGGAACCGCAAGATCCGTGTCTTCGCGGACTGGACGCTCGCGATGTTCCTCAAGCGCGAGGTCGTCTCCCTGGGCGCGATCGAGACTCCCCGCGAGGAGTTCTACGAGGCCGCCAAGCCCGCGCCGGTCGCCGCCGCTCCGGCCAAGACCGGGGAGAAGGCCAAGGCCTCCTGACCCGCTGGTCACCCTCTGTCCGACCCGAAGGACCTCCCGCCATCCGTGGTGCGGGAGGTCCTTCTGCGTGCCCCCGACGGCTCGGGGGCACGGTGGTGCGCCGGGCGCGAGCCACCCCCGCCCACTCGCACCCGAAGAACACACCTCCCGGCGGGAATACGGCACGGCCCCGCGAGTGATTACCGTGACGTTGGACATTCCGGGATCTGTTGTCACGGAGGTGTGCGCCATGCAGGACGCCGCGTCGCGGCTGAAGACCCTGTTCGAGCAGCTGTCAGGGGCCCCGCTCCCGGTCCGTCTGCGGGCCTGGGACGGATCGACGGCCGGGCCGCCGGAGGCCCCGGTACTCGTGGTACGCAACCGCAGGGCCCTGCGCCGACTGCTGTGGAAGCCGGGCGAACTGGGCCTGGCCCGTGCCTGGGTCGCCGGTGACCTCGGTGTCGACGGCGACCTGTACGCCGTACTGGACCTGGTGGCGGCACATGTGTGGGAGCGGGACGAGGACGCCCGTGGCCTCGCCGACACCCTGCGCGACCCGGAGGCGCGGGCGGCCGTCAAGGGTCTGCTGAAGCTGGCCGGTCCCGCCGTCCTGATCCCGCCCGAACCGCCCCGCGAGGAGGTCCGCACCCGCCACCTGCACACCAGACGCACCGACAGACGAGCCGTCAGCCACCACTACGACGTGGGCAACGACTTCTACGAGGCCGTCCTCGGCCCGTCGATGGTGTACTCCTGCGCCTACTGGTCCGCCTCCGACGGCACCACCACCCTCGAAGCCGCCCAGCACGACAAGCTCGACCTCATCTGCCGCAAACTCGACCTGAGCCCGGGACAACGGCTCCTCGACGTCGGCTGCGGCTGGGGCTCCATGGCCGTGCACGCCGCCCGCGAGTACGGCGTCCACGTCGTCGGCGTCACCCTCTCCCAGGAGCAGGCCGCCTACGCCCGCAAGCGCGTCGCCGACGAGGGCCTCACCGACCGCGTCGAGATCCGTGTCCAGGACTACCGCGACGTCGCCGACGGGCCCTACGACGCGATCTCCTCCGTCGGCATGGCCGAACACGTGGGCGCGGACCGGTATCTGAAGTACGCCGAGGATCTGTACCGGCTGATCGCCCCCGGCGGACGGCTGCTCAACCACCAGATCTCCCGGCGGCCGCAGCGCGACGAGAGCACGTACTCCGTCGACGGCTTCATCGACGCGTACGTCTTCCCGGACGGCGAACTCGCCCCGATCGGCACCACCGTCACCCAGCTCGAACGCGCCGGGTTCGAGGTCCGCGACGTGGAGTCCCTGCGCGAGCACTACGCCCTCACCCTGCGCGCCTGGGTCACCAACCTCGAGGCCCGCTGGGCCCACGCGGTCGCCCTGGTCGGTCCCGGCCGCGCCCGCGTCTGGCGCCTCTACATGGCCGCCTCCGCCCTCGGCTTCGAACGCAACCGCCTCGGCGTCAACCAGGTACTGGCCGT
The DNA window shown above is from Streptomyces akebiae and carries:
- a CDS encoding NAD(P)/FAD-dependent oxidoreductase, giving the protein MSTTERPRILVVGGGYVGLYAARRILKKMRYGEATVTVVDPRSYMTYQPFLPEAAAGSISPRHVVVPLRRVLPKAEVLTGRVTTIDQDRKVATIAPLVGEAYELPFDYLVIALGAVSRTFPIPGLAEQGIGMKGIEEAIGLRNHVLEQLDKADSTTDEDVRRKALTFVFVGGGFAGAETIGEVEDMARDAAKYYKNVSREDMRFVLVDAADKILPEVGPKLGSYGKEHLEGRGVEVYLNTSMDSCVDGHVVLKNGLEVDSNTIVWTAGVKPNPVLSRYGLPLGPRGHVDAQPTLQVTGTDYIWAAGDNAQVPDVAARKAGVENAWCPPNAQHALRQARVLGDNVVSGMRGFPQKEYAHSNKGAVAGLGLHKGVAMIVMGKMKIKLRGRLAWYMHRGYHGLAMPTWNRKIRVFADWTLAMFLKREVVSLGAIETPREEFYEAAKPAPVAAAPAKTGEKAKAS
- a CDS encoding class I SAM-dependent methyltransferase, producing the protein MQDAASRLKTLFEQLSGAPLPVRLRAWDGSTAGPPEAPVLVVRNRRALRRLLWKPGELGLARAWVAGDLGVDGDLYAVLDLVAAHVWERDEDARGLADTLRDPEARAAVKGLLKLAGPAVLIPPEPPREEVRTRHLHTRRTDRRAVSHHYDVGNDFYEAVLGPSMVYSCAYWSASDGTTTLEAAQHDKLDLICRKLDLSPGQRLLDVGCGWGSMAVHAAREYGVHVVGVTLSQEQAAYARKRVADEGLTDRVEIRVQDYRDVADGPYDAISSVGMAEHVGADRYLKYAEDLYRLIAPGGRLLNHQISRRPQRDESTYSVDGFIDAYVFPDGELAPIGTTVTQLERAGFEVRDVESLREHYALTLRAWVTNLEARWAHAVALVGPGRARVWRLYMAASALGFERNRLGVNQVLAVRPPEGGAAGLPLRARTWGA